In Raphanus sativus cultivar WK10039 chromosome 5, ASM80110v3, whole genome shotgun sequence, the following proteins share a genomic window:
- the LOC108858433 gene encoding putative F-box protein At1g33530 yields MLLVCCYQAFAVEHWVIDHDQSHGDWYFSHTAISPKFVPLLFSLYSFLFSSLPNIVFSMVRLVLNLKREKWQPRLQNTKRQILHRFLAISGRVCSFRRKQESRDIQTPTCSEATLAVVVQPTSCLPKDLVEEIPNKKERSRENTSCSVTTTTLAIEIPDELVEEILHHLPVYYLVRLKLVSKKWKSLIESRHLAEKHTRLHQKKYGAKKIVVERSGSGTFHVRYSANPSGVGTGIRVSNNHLRLPGSCSGLVCFYDLVYVYLFNPMTRVLRTLPSPRGTKAALIPAGELSVGFGRDAVTGSYKVVVLFGSGNDNRLNSKVFDLSTSKWRRRYKSAGPVLSLSFTLISLDANPVFVNGSLFWLLARHHTEILVMDLHTEKFRTVLLPNDIPVSLGLIYMWNLKDRLFVSDLTQYLDSDLWVLVQDEVTEKWERTRFHPDADIPPLTLDSAWFSQSLVSPYQSET; encoded by the exons ATGTTGTTGGTGTGTTGCTATCAAGCCTTTGCCGTAGAACATTGGGTCATAGACCACGACCAATCACATGGTGATTGGTACTTCTCTCATACGGCTATATCT CCTAAGTTTGtgcctcttctcttctctctatactcttttcttttttcttctctacCCAACATTGTTTTTTCAATGGTGAGACTGGTGTTGAACTTGAAGAGAGAGAAGTGGCAACCGAGGCTCCAAAATACCAAGAGGCAGATTTTACACCGATTTTTAGCAATATCTGGCAGAGTTTGTAGTTTTCGTAGGAAACAAGAAAGCAGGGACATACAAACCCCTACATGTAGCGAAGCTACGCTTGCTGTTGTTGTTCAGCCAACATCATGTCTACCAAAGGATCTTGTAGAAGAGAtaccaaataaaaaagaaaggagCAGAGAAAACACTAGTTGTAGTGTAACCACCACCACACTTGCTATTGAGATACCGGATGAGCTAGTAGAAGAGATTCTTCATCACCTTCCAGTATATTATTTGGTAAGACTGAAATTAGTATCGAAGAAATGGAAATCACTGATTGAATCAAGGCATCTAGCAGAGAAACATACCCGTCTCCATCAGAAAAAATACGGAGCCAAAAAAATCGTAGTTGAACGGTCGGGATCTGGAACCTTTCATGTCAGGTATTCTGCAAATCCCAGTGGAGTGGGAACAGGCATTAGAGTCTCAAACAATCATCTTCGCCTTCCtggatcttgtagtggtttGGTCTGCTTCTACGATTTGGTCTACGTTTATCTATTCAACCCTATGACACGTGTACTCCGGACACTTCCTTCTCCTCGAGGTACCAAAGCTGCACTTATTCCTGCTGGAGAACTTTCGGTGGGATTCGGGAGAGATGCTGTGACAGGAAGCTACAAAGTGGTGGTTTTGTTTGGATCCGGTAATGATAACAGACTGAACTCAAAAGTTTTCGATCTGAGCACCAGCAAGTGGAGGCGGAGATACAAATCCGCTGGTCCAGTGTTGTCTCTTTCTTTCACTCTAATTAGCCTTGACGCAAACCCAGTCTTTGTAAACGGTTCGCTTTTCTGGTTGTTGGCACGTCACCATACGGAGATACTAGTCATGGATCTTCACACTGAAAAGTTTCGTACGGTGTTGCTACCCAACGACATCCCTGTGTCCTTGGGTCTAATTTACATGTGGAATCTCAAGGACCGTCTCTTTGTCTCTGATTTAACACAATATTTGGATTCCGACCTGTGGGTTCTTGTGCAGGACGAGGTTACTGAAAAGTGGGAGAGAACTCGATTTCACCCTGATGCTGACATTCCTCCGTTAACGTTGGATTCTGCTTGGTTTTCACAGTCCTTGGTTTCTCCGTACCAGTCAGAGACATAA
- the LOC108860304 gene encoding protein kinase STUNTED-like: MIEKSSVEEGGRFVHKILVGVKLDAPELLTWTLAKVAEPGDTVMAIYIVGNEIVDRAGKSSSLLSLVKTFDSVLDVYEGFCNLKQVDLKLKLCRGNSARKIIAKEAMSFGASKVLVGVSKTHHAIRSSASVAKYLAKKLPKDCWVHAVNNGKTVFQREWSHLSKGKEDVRKNNLLNVLQRSVTLSTTKKTSSPDNSPRKPHEKLEGLYERLSSACQVFKYKELVSATSNFSADNYLGLGGSSRVFRGCLSNGREVAVKILKQTEDILNDFVAEIEIITTLHHKNVISLLGFCFEDNNLLLVYNYLSRGSLEDNLHGGKKDSIAFLWSERFKVAVGVAEALDYLHNSASQPVIHRDVKSSNILLSNDFEPQLSDFGLARWASISTTHIVCSDVAGTFGYLAPEYFMYGTVNDKIDVYAFGVVLLELLSGRKPISSGCPKGQESLVMWAKPILDGGKYSELLDPSLRDNNNGDQMQRMALAATLCIRRSPQARPKMSIVVKLLKGDEYTLKWAMQQVSSSSDESEMLKDEKCQRSNMQSHLKVALLDVEDDSLSMESFDQGVSVEDYLKGRNSID, encoded by the exons ATGATAGAGAAAAGCTCCGTCGAGGAAGGAGGAAGATTCGTCCATAAGATTCTCGTCGGTGTGAAGCTAGACGCACCAGAGTTACTTACTTGGACTCTGGCTAAAGTAGCCGAGCCAGGTGATACTGTTATGGCTATTTACATCGTTGGAAACG AGATAGTTGATCGAGCAGGGAAGTCTTCGTCGCTGCTCTCCTTGGTGAAAACATTCGACTCTGTTCTCGACGTTTACGAAGGCTTCTGCAATCTAAAACAGGTGGATCTGAAGCTGAAGCTATGTCGTGGCAACTCAGCTCGAAAGATCATAGCTAAAGAAGCCATGTCGTTTGGTGCATCGAAAGTCTTAGTTGGAGTCTCTAAAACTCACCACGCGATTCGTTCATCAGCGTCTGTTGCTAAGTACTTGGCCAAGAAGCTACCAAAGGATTGTTGGGTTCATGCCGTCAACAACGGTAAAACCGTGTTCCAGAGAGAATGGTCTCATCTTTCTAAAG GTAAGGAAGATGTAAGGAAGAACAATCTTTTGAATGTGCTTCAGAGATCTGTTACATTAAGTACCACCAAGAAGACGTCTTCTCCTGACAATAGTCCAAGAAAGCCACACGAGAAACTAGAGGGACTCTACGAGAGATTATCATCAGCTTGTCAGGTTTTCAAATACAAGGAACTTGTTTCAGCGACATCAAACTTCTCCGCTG ATAATTATTTAGGCCTAGGAGGCAGCAGCCGAGTTTTTAGAGGCTGTTTATCCAATGGAAGAGAGGTTGCTGTGAAGATCCTCAAGCAAACCGAAGATATCTTGAATGATTTCGTGGCTGAGATCGAGATCATCACAACGTTACACCATAAAAACGTTATCTCCCTTCTAGGCTTTTGCTTTGAAGACAATAACTTGTTACTTGTATACAATTATCTCTCAAGAGGAAGTCTAGAAGACAACTTACACG GCGGCAAAAAAGATTCTATTGCCTTTCTTTGGAGCGAGAGGTTTAAAGTAGCTGTGGGAGTAGCAGAGGCATTAGACTATCTGCATAACAGTGCTTCACAACCTGTCATCCACAGAGATGTTAAGTCATCAAATATACTGTTATCTAATGATTTTGAGCCACAG CTTTCTGATTTTGGGCTGGCGAGGTGGGCGTCTATATCTACAACTCACATTGTCTGCTCAGATGTGGCTGGAACCTTTGG CTACTTGGCTCCAGAGTACTTCATGTATGGTACGGTGAATGATAAGATAGATGTGTATGCATTTGGCGTTGTTCTACTTGAGCTTCTCTCTGGAAGAAAACCTATTAGCAGTGGATGTCCAAAGGGACAAGAGAGTCTTGTCATGTGG GCTAAACCGATTCTAGACGGTGGAAAGTATTCTGAGTTATTAGACCCGAGTTTGAGGGATAACAACAATGGTGACCAGATGCAGAGGATGGCGTTAGCTGCTACTCTTTGTATTCGACGTAGTCCTCAAGCTAGACCAAAAATGAGCATT GTCGTAAAGCTACTCAAAGGTGATGAGTACACGCTCAAATGGGCAATGCAACAAGTGAGTAGTTCCTCAGATGAGTCAGAGATGCTCAAGGATGAGAAATGTCAAAGATCTAACATGCAGTCACACCTTAAAGTAGCGCTTCTTGATGTTGAAGATGACTCTCTCTCCATGGAAAGCTTTGACCAAGGCGTCTCTGTTGAGGATTATCTTAAAGGCAGAAACTCCATTGACTGA
- the LOC108836339 gene encoding leucine-rich repeat receptor-like protein kinase PXC2 — MKYCSFSLFIFSALVFLSFVRSTRAASCHPDDEAGLLAFKSGITQDPTSIFSSWKKGTNCCSWKGVTCTAGDRVTLLEVYGRSDAGEAFLDGSISPSLAKLKHLNEVHMTDLGNISGSFPPFLLQLPKLKYIYIQNNRLSGPLPTNIGVLSQLEHLDLEGNRFTGSIPSSISNLTRLSRLNLGGNRFYGTIPDIFKPMTDLQYLNLSRNRFFGKLPPSVASLAPTLWALVVGQNKLSGTIPDYLSSFEHLSLLDLSRNRFSGVVPKSFANLTRLYDLNLSHNLLTGPFPTLDVRGMESLDLSYNKFHMKTIPKWVTLLPIIYSLKLAKCGIIMSLDDWNPVAPLSYDSIDLSENEISGSPEWLLNQTTFMLEFRASGNKLGFDLGKLTFSKRMITLDLSRNLIFGKVPAMVAGLQKLNLSQNHLCGKLPSTHFQANAFAGNNCLCGAPLSPCKS, encoded by the coding sequence ATGAAATATTGCTCCTTCAGTCTCTTCATATTTTCCGCCCTTGTCTTTCTCTCCTTTGTACGTTCGACCAGAGCTGCCTCGTGTCATCCTGATGATGAGGCTGGTCTTCTAGCTTTCAAATCGGGTATAACCCAAGACCCTACGAGTATTTTCAGCTCCTGGAAGAAAGGTACCAACTGCTGCTCCTGGAAAGGTGTCACCTGCACCGCCGGCGACCGCGTCACCTTACTGGAAGTATATGGGCGTTCCGATGCTGGTGAAGCCTTTCTCGACGGCAGTATCTCACCATCTTTGGCCAAACTCAAACACCTCAACGAGGTTCACATGACAGATCTCGGAAATATCAGTGGATCTTTCCCCCCGTTCTTGCTCCAATTACCAAAGCTAAAGTACATTTATATCCAGAACAACCGTCTATCTGGTCCCCTTCCAACCAACATCGGTGTGTTAAGCCAGTTGGAACACCTAGATCTTGAAGGAAATCGGTTCACCGGTTCGATCCCAAGTTCTATATCCAATCTTACTCGGTTATCTCGACTTAACCTTGGCGGCAACCGCTTCTATGGCACCATCCCAGATATTTTCAAACCTATGACGGATCTACAATATCTTAATCTCTCCCGCAACAGATTCTTCGGGAAACTTCCTCCGTCGGTTGCATCGCTCGCACCAACTCTCTGGGCCCTAGTAGTGGGCCAGAATAAACTATCGGGGACGATCCCGGACTATTTATCAAGTTTCGAGCATCTGTCCTTGTTGGATCTCTCTAGGAACCGGTTCTCAGGTGTTGTACCAAAGAGTTTCGCCAATCTAACCAGATTATATGATCTTAATCTTTCCCACAATCTTCTGACCGGTCCTTTCCCTACACTGGACGTGAGAGGCATGGAATCTCTAGATCTCTCATACAACAAATTTCACATGAAGACCATTCCAAAATGGGTGACACTGTTGCCGATCATATACTCGTTAAAACTAGCAAAATGTGGGATCATAATGAGCTTAGACGATTGGAACCCAGTGGCACCCTTAAGCTATGATTCCATTGATCTGTCCGAGAACGAGATCTCAGGGAGTCCAGAATGGTTACTAAACCAGACGACGTTTATGCTGGAGTTCCGGGCATCAGGGAACAAACTAGGATTTGACTTGGGGAAGTTGACGTTCTCAAAGAGGATGATAACGCTGGATCTGTCAAGGAACTTAATATTTGGGAAGGTACCGGCCATGGTGGCTGGGCTGCAGAAACTGAACTTGAGTCAAAACCATCTTTGCGGAAAGCTTCCGTCTACTCATTTTCAGGCCAACGCGTTCGCTGGCAATAACTGTCTATGCGGTGCCCCACTTTCTCCTTGTAAATCTTAG